In bacterium, the following proteins share a genomic window:
- a CDS encoding HAMP domain-containing protein: MNKLKLGPKLIGGFVFVALIAIVIGIVGLNAIKDLGTVKLPSVQSLLVISEAQTAVDGSENLLLNRTLTGDLRAAQYKRFDEKFKAAKEARAVYEPLPQTAEEKVVWDKFVPAWDKWVADHNAYVNLTRSWEAVKSDKSKADSIHKQMVELGTVTLGKSFDEAEALLNKVVEINTTTAEASAVTGKRTMTVAMILGFLIAIALGLFLTTSITKPMTKMVKAADSISLGDVDQNIDHQSGDEIGQLALSFQKMIAYMKGLAGAADSISVGDLTVTVTPKSDADVLSKGLAKVVTTLKSLVHEAGLLSTAAVAGKLDTRGDTTQFEGGYQAIVQGVNETLDAVVGPLNVAAEYVERISNGDIPAKITDTYNGDFNEIKNNLNKCIVAVNTLVADAAMLSKAAVEGKLDTRADATKHGGDFGKIVTGV, encoded by the coding sequence ATGAATAAACTTAAGTTGGGACCCAAGTTAATAGGTGGGTTTGTGTTCGTAGCGCTGATCGCTATCGTGATCGGCATAGTGGGGCTTAACGCCATCAAGGATTTGGGCACAGTTAAGCTGCCGAGTGTTCAAAGCTTGCTGGTTATCAGCGAGGCGCAAACGGCAGTGGATGGCTCGGAGAATCTTCTGTTAAATAGAACATTAACTGGAGATCTCCGCGCGGCGCAGTACAAAAGATTCGACGAAAAGTTCAAGGCCGCCAAAGAAGCCCGGGCAGTCTACGAACCACTTCCTCAGACTGCTGAAGAAAAAGTTGTCTGGGACAAGTTTGTCCCTGCATGGGACAAGTGGGTAGCGGATCATAATGCTTATGTCAATCTTACCAGATCTTGGGAGGCCGTTAAGTCTGATAAATCGAAAGCTGATTCTATCCACAAACAAATGGTTGAATTAGGCACGGTAACGTTAGGAAAGTCATTCGATGAAGCCGAAGCGTTACTAAACAAGGTCGTAGAGATCAACACAACCACTGCCGAGGCCTCAGCCGTAACCGGCAAGCGCACCATGACGGTGGCGATGATACTTGGTTTCTTGATCGCCATTGCACTCGGCCTGTTCCTCACCACGTCAATTACCAAACCGATGACCAAAATGGTGAAGGCTGCCGACAGTATCTCGTTGGGTGATGTGGACCAAAATATCGACCACCAATCTGGAGATGAGATCGGTCAGTTGGCCCTCTCGTTCCAGAAGATGATCGCATATATGAAGGGTCTAGCCGGCGCCGCGGATTCGATCAGCGTGGGCGACCTAACAGTCACTGTTACCCCCAAGTCAGATGCTGACGTTTTAAGCAAGGGTCTGGCAAAGGTCGTTACTACCCTCAAAAGCCTCGTGCATGAAGCCGGCTTACTCTCAACCGCTGCGGTTGCAGGCAAGTTGGATACTCGCGGTGATACGACACAATTCGAAGGCGGTTATCAAGCGATCGTCCAGGGTGTCAACGAGACACTCGACGCCGTCGTCGGTCCTTTGAATGTTGCTGCCGAATACGTCGAGCGAATCAGCAACGGCGACATACCTGCCAAAATCACCGACACCTACAACGGTGACTTCAACGAGATTAAGAACAACCTCAACAAGTGTATCGTTGCTGTCAACACACTGGTAGCCGATGCGGCCATGCTGTCAAAAGCAGCGGTTGAAGGTAAGCTGGACACACGCGCTGATGCCACCAAGCACGGCGGAGACTTCGGTAAGATCGTCACCGGCGTCA